Proteins found in one Pseudomonas mosselii genomic segment:
- a CDS encoding SulP family inorganic anion transporter, with protein sequence MVNMTQIKAALPRELLASVVVFLVALPLCMGIAIASGMPPAKGLITGIIGGIVVGFLAGSPLQVSGPAAGLAVLVFELVRQHGVAMLGPILLLAGLLQLLAGRLRLGCWFRVTAPAVVYGMLAGIGVLIVLSQVHVMFDTAPQPSGVDNLLGFPATLASALPLESAGNGWQAGALGLGTIAIMWGWERLRPQRLRFIPGALLGVATMTAVSLWLALPVNRVQVPADLSEAIDWLRPDDLLKLADPTLLVAAFALAFIASAETLLSAAAVDRMHSGQRSDFDRELSAQGVGNMLCGVLGALPMTGVIVRSSANVQAGAQTRASAIFHGIWLLAFVVALSSVLQQIPVASLAGVLVYTGVKLVDFRAFRGLGRYGRMPMFTYAATALAIIFTDLLTGVLLGFALTLLKLAFKAARLKINLVALDVPGHMELRLSGAATFLKVPALTQVLDTVPEGTTLHVPLGNLNYIDHSCLELLEDWGRSGAAKGSRLVLEQRRLKRRVEGRLRTTAGVGA encoded by the coding sequence ATGGTGAACATGACACAGATAAAGGCGGCCCTGCCGCGCGAGTTGCTGGCTTCGGTGGTGGTTTTCCTGGTCGCCCTGCCGTTGTGCATGGGCATTGCCATCGCCTCGGGCATGCCACCGGCCAAAGGACTGATCACCGGCATCATTGGCGGTATCGTGGTGGGTTTTCTTGCCGGCTCGCCATTGCAGGTCAGCGGCCCGGCGGCGGGGCTGGCAGTGCTGGTGTTCGAACTGGTGCGCCAGCATGGCGTGGCGATGCTCGGGCCGATCCTGCTGCTGGCCGGCCTGCTGCAACTGCTGGCCGGGCGCCTACGCCTGGGCTGTTGGTTCCGGGTCACGGCGCCGGCGGTGGTGTACGGCATGCTCGCCGGGATCGGCGTGCTGATCGTGCTATCCCAGGTGCATGTGATGTTCGACACGGCGCCACAACCCTCGGGCGTGGACAACCTGCTGGGCTTCCCGGCGACGCTGGCTTCGGCCCTGCCGCTGGAAAGCGCGGGCAACGGCTGGCAAGCCGGCGCGCTCGGGCTGGGCACGATCGCCATCATGTGGGGCTGGGAGCGCCTGCGCCCGCAGCGGCTGCGCTTCATCCCCGGTGCCCTGCTTGGGGTGGCGACGATGACGGCCGTCAGCCTGTGGCTGGCGCTGCCGGTTAACCGCGTTCAGGTGCCGGCCGATCTGTCCGAGGCCATCGACTGGTTGCGTCCGGATGACCTGCTCAAGTTGGCCGACCCGACCCTGCTGGTGGCGGCTTTCGCCCTGGCCTTCATCGCCAGTGCCGAGACCTTGCTGTCCGCCGCAGCCGTCGACCGCATGCACAGCGGCCAGCGTTCGGACTTCGACCGTGAGTTGTCGGCGCAAGGTGTTGGCAACATGCTCTGCGGGGTGCTTGGTGCGCTGCCGATGACCGGGGTGATCGTGCGCAGCTCGGCCAACGTCCAGGCCGGCGCGCAGACACGGGCCTCGGCGATCTTCCACGGTATCTGGCTGCTGGCCTTCGTGGTGGCGCTGAGCAGCGTGCTGCAGCAGATCCCGGTGGCCAGCCTGGCTGGGGTGTTGGTCTATACCGGCGTCAAGCTGGTGGACTTCAGGGCGTTCCGTGGTCTTGGCCGCTATGGACGGATGCCGATGTTCACCTATGCGGCGACTGCACTGGCAATCATCTTTACTGACCTGTTGACCGGCGTGTTGCTGGGCTTTGCCCTCACCCTGCTGAAGCTGGCGTTCAAGGCGGCGCGTTTGAAGATCAACCTGGTGGCGCTGGACGTGCCGGGGCACATGGAGCTGCGCCTGAGCGGGGCGGCGACCTTCCTCAAGGTGCCGGCGCTGACCCAGGTGCTGGACACGGTACCGGAAGGGACCACGTTGCATGTGCCGCTGGGCAACCTGAATTATATCGACCATTCCTGCCTGGAACTGCTGGAGGACTGGGGGCGCAGTGGCGCGGCCAAGGGCTCGCGGCTGGTGCTGGAGCAGCGGCGTTTGAAGCGGCGGGTCGAGGGACGGCTGCGGACTACGGCGGGGGTTGGGGCCTAG
- the coxB gene encoding cytochrome c oxidase subunit II, whose translation MMRHPHVWMGLLLWSLFGQAQAAWTVNMAPGATEVSHAVFDLHMTIFWICVIIGIVVFGAMFWSMVIHRRSTGQQAAHFHEHTWVEILWTVVPFLILVAMAIPATKTLIDIYDASDSDIDIQVTGYQWKWHYKYLGQDVEFFSNLATPAEQIHNKSPKDEHYLLEVDQPLVLPVGAKVRFLVTAADVIHSWWVPAFAVKRDAIPGFVNEAWTRVEKPGIYRGQCTELCGKDHGFMPVVVEVKSKADYDTWLGERKAEAAKLKELTSKDWTLEELVARGDKVYHTTCVACHQAEGQGLPPMFPALKGSKIATGPKEAHLGIVFHGKPGTAMAAFGKQLSEVDIAAVVTYERNAWGNNKGDMVTPKDVLALKQAESK comes from the coding sequence ATGATGCGACATCCACATGTCTGGATGGGCCTGTTGCTGTGGTCGTTGTTCGGTCAGGCACAGGCAGCATGGACGGTGAACATGGCGCCCGGGGCGACGGAAGTCTCCCACGCAGTGTTCGACCTGCACATGACCATCTTCTGGATCTGCGTGATCATCGGCATCGTGGTGTTCGGCGCGATGTTCTGGTCGATGGTCATCCACCGCCGCTCGACCGGGCAGCAGGCCGCGCACTTCCACGAGCACACCTGGGTCGAGATCCTCTGGACAGTGGTTCCCTTCCTGATCCTGGTGGCCATGGCCATTCCGGCCACCAAGACCCTGATCGACATCTACGACGCCAGCGACTCGGACATCGACATCCAGGTCACCGGCTACCAGTGGAAGTGGCACTACAAGTACCTGGGCCAGGACGTCGAGTTCTTCAGCAACCTGGCCACCCCCGCCGAGCAGATCCACAACAAATCGCCGAAGGATGAGCACTACCTGCTCGAGGTCGACCAGCCGCTGGTGCTGCCGGTGGGCGCCAAGGTGCGCTTTTTGGTGACCGCCGCCGACGTCATTCACTCCTGGTGGGTGCCGGCCTTCGCGGTCAAGCGCGACGCCATCCCCGGTTTCGTCAACGAGGCCTGGACCCGGGTCGAGAAGCCGGGCATCTACCGTGGCCAGTGCACCGAGCTGTGCGGCAAGGACCACGGCTTCATGCCGGTGGTGGTCGAGGTGAAGTCCAAGGCCGACTACGACACCTGGCTTGGCGAGCGCAAGGCCGAGGCGGCCAAGCTCAAGGAGCTGACCAGCAAGGACTGGACCCTCGAAGAGCTGGTGGCTCGCGGCGACAAGGTCTACCACACCACCTGCGTGGCCTGTCACCAGGCCGAAGGCCAGGGCCTGCCGCCGATGTTCCCGGCGCTCAAGGGCTCGAAGATCGCCACCGGGCCCAAGGAAGCCCACCTGGGCATCGTCTTCCACGGCAAGCCCGGCACCGCCATGGCGGCGTTCGGCAAGCAACTCTCGGAAGTCGATATCGCCGCCGTGGTCACCTACGAACGCAACGCCTGGGGCAACAACAAGGGCGACATGGTCACGCCGAAGGACGTGCTGGCGCTCAAGCAGGCGGAAAGCAAATGA
- the ctaD gene encoding cytochrome c oxidase subunit I encodes MSAVIDDHAHGHEHAHGPAKGLMRWVLTTNHKDIGTMYLWFAFTMFLLGGSFAMVIRAELFQPGLQIVEPAFFNQMTTMHGLIMVFGAVMPAFVGLANWMIPLMIGAPDMALPRMNNFSFWLLPAAFLLLVSTLFSPGGGPNFGWTFYAPLSTTYAPASVTFFIFAIHLMGISSIMGAINVIATILNLRAPGMTLMKMPLFVWTWLITAFLLIAVMPVLAGVVTMMLMDIHFGTSFFSAAGGGDPVLFQHVFWFFGHPEVYIMILPAFGAVSSIIPAFSRKPLFGYTSMVYATGAIAFLSFIVWAHHMFVVGIPVVGELFFMYATMLIAVPTGVKVFNWVSTMWEGSLTFETPMLFAIAFVILFTIGGFSGLMLAIAPADFQYHDTYFVVAHFHYVLVPGAIFGIFASAYYWLPKWTGHMYDETLGKLHFWLSFVGMNLAFFPMHFVGLAGMPRRIPDYNLQFADFNMVSSIGAFMFGATQIFFLFIVIKCIRGGAPAPAKPWDGAEGLEWSIPSPAPYHTFQTPPEVK; translated from the coding sequence ATGAGTGCAGTGATCGACGACCACGCCCACGGTCATGAACACGCCCACGGCCCGGCCAAAGGCCTGATGCGCTGGGTGCTGACCACCAACCACAAGGACATCGGCACGATGTACCTGTGGTTCGCCTTCACCATGTTCCTGCTCGGCGGCTCGTTCGCCATGGTGATCCGCGCCGAGCTGTTCCAGCCCGGCCTGCAGATCGTTGAGCCGGCGTTCTTCAACCAGATGACCACCATGCACGGGCTGATCATGGTGTTCGGCGCGGTGATGCCGGCGTTCGTCGGCCTGGCCAACTGGATGATCCCGCTGATGATCGGTGCCCCGGACATGGCCCTGCCGCGGATGAACAACTTCAGCTTCTGGCTGCTGCCGGCGGCGTTCCTGCTGCTGGTCTCGACCCTGTTCAGCCCCGGTGGCGGTCCGAACTTCGGCTGGACCTTCTACGCCCCGCTGTCGACCACCTACGCCCCGGCGAGCGTGACCTTCTTCATCTTCGCCATCCACCTGATGGGCATCAGCTCGATCATGGGCGCGATCAACGTGATCGCCACCATCCTCAACCTGCGCGCCCCGGGCATGACCCTGATGAAGATGCCGCTGTTCGTCTGGACCTGGCTGATCACCGCGTTCCTGCTGATCGCGGTGATGCCGGTGCTGGCCGGCGTGGTGACCATGATGCTGATGGACATTCACTTCGGCACCAGCTTCTTCAGCGCCGCTGGCGGTGGCGACCCGGTCTTGTTCCAGCACGTGTTCTGGTTCTTCGGCCACCCCGAGGTGTACATCATGATCCTGCCGGCCTTCGGCGCGGTCAGCTCGATCATCCCGGCGTTCTCGCGCAAGCCGCTGTTCGGCTACACCTCGATGGTCTACGCCACCGGGGCCATCGCCTTCTTGTCGTTCATCGTCTGGGCCCACCACATGTTCGTGGTCGGCATCCCGGTGGTAGGCGAGCTGTTCTTCATGTATGCGACCATGCTCATCGCCGTGCCCACCGGGGTGAAGGTGTTCAACTGGGTCAGCACCATGTGGGAAGGCTCGCTGACCTTCGAGACACCGATGCTGTTCGCCATCGCCTTCGTCATCCTGTTCACCATCGGTGGCTTCTCCGGCCTGATGCTGGCCATTGCGCCTGCGGACTTCCAGTACCACGACACCTACTTCGTGGTCGCCCACTTCCACTACGTACTGGTGCCCGGGGCGATCTTCGGCATCTTTGCCTCGGCCTACTACTGGCTGCCGAAGTGGACCGGCCACATGTATGACGAAACCCTCGGCAAATTGCACTTCTGGCTGTCGTTCGTTGGCATGAACCTGGCCTTCTTCCCCATGCACTTCGTCGGCCTGGCTGGCATGCCACGCCGGATCCCGGACTACAACCTGCAGTTCGCCGACTTCAACATGGTCTCGTCGATCGGCGCGTTCATGTTCGGCGCCACGCAGATCTTCTTCCTGTTCATCGTCATCAAGTGCATCCGCGGTGGCGCGCCGGCACCGGCCAAGCCTTGGGACGGCGCCGAGGGCCTGGAGTGGTCGATTCCTTCGCCGGCGCCCTACCACACCTTCCAGACCCCGCCGGAAGTGAAGTAG
- a CDS encoding cytochrome c oxidase assembly protein, producing MDGLSLKRLVSRLLMLTVVMFAFGFALVPIYDVMCKAFGINGKTGGQYAGTQVSDPSRSVRVQFMSTNAGDMSWEFHSTADQIEVNPGAVNQMIFIARNPTNQPMSAQAIPSITPAEAAAYFHKTECFCFTQQVLQPGERIEMPVRFIVDRDLPESVKHLTLAYTLFDITARHPPVAHVATEAAR from the coding sequence ATGGACGGCCTGTCGCTCAAACGCCTGGTCAGCCGCTTGCTGATGCTGACCGTGGTGATGTTCGCCTTCGGCTTCGCCCTGGTGCCGATCTACGATGTGATGTGCAAGGCTTTCGGCATCAATGGCAAGACCGGCGGGCAGTACGCGGGCACCCAGGTGAGCGACCCGTCGCGTTCGGTGCGGGTGCAGTTCATGTCCACCAACGCAGGCGACATGAGCTGGGAATTTCATTCCACCGCCGACCAGATCGAGGTCAACCCGGGGGCGGTGAACCAGATGATCTTCATCGCCCGCAATCCGACCAACCAGCCGATGAGCGCCCAGGCCATCCCCAGCATCACCCCGGCCGAGGCTGCGGCGTACTTCCACAAGACCGAGTGCTTCTGCTTCACCCAGCAGGTGCTGCAGCCGGGCGAGCGCATCGAAATGCCGGTGCGCTTCATCGTCGACCGCGACCTGCCGGAGTCGGTGAAGCACCTGACCCTGGCCTACACCCTGTTCGACATCACCGCTCGCCACCCGCCGGTCGCCCATGTCGCGACCGAGGCCGCCCGTTGA
- a CDS encoding cytochrome c oxidase subunit 3 — MASHEHYYVPAQSKWPIIATIGMFITVFGLGTWFNDLKAGHPESHGPLIFFIGGLFLAYMLFGWFGAVVKESHAGLYSAQMDRSFRWGMSWFIFSEVMFFLAFFGALFYVRVLAGPWLGGDGAKGVAHMLWPNFEFVWPLLHTPDPKLFPPPKEVIDPWHLPLINTILLVSSSVTVTIAHHALRKGHRGPLKLWLGLTILLGLGFLALQAYEYHEAYNKLGLTLGSGIYGATFFMLTGFHGAHVTLGTLILFVMFCRVMRGHFEPDKHFGFEAASWYWHFVDVVWVGLFIFVYVL, encoded by the coding sequence ATGGCAAGCCACGAGCACTACTACGTCCCGGCGCAGAGCAAGTGGCCGATCATCGCCACGATCGGCATGTTCATCACCGTGTTCGGCCTGGGCACCTGGTTCAACGATCTCAAGGCCGGCCACCCGGAGTCCCACGGGCCGCTGATCTTCTTCATCGGGGGGCTGTTCCTGGCGTACATGCTGTTCGGCTGGTTCGGCGCGGTGGTCAAGGAGAGCCATGCCGGCCTATACAGCGCGCAGATGGACCGTTCCTTCCGCTGGGGCATGAGCTGGTTCATTTTCTCCGAGGTGATGTTCTTCCTGGCCTTCTTCGGCGCGCTGTTCTACGTACGGGTGCTGGCCGGGCCGTGGCTGGGGGGCGATGGAGCCAAGGGCGTGGCGCACATGCTCTGGCCCAACTTCGAGTTCGTCTGGCCGCTGCTGCACACACCGGACCCGAAACTGTTCCCGCCACCGAAGGAAGTCATCGACCCGTGGCACCTGCCACTGATCAACACCATTCTGCTGGTTAGCTCCAGCGTGACCGTGACCATCGCCCACCATGCCCTGCGCAAAGGCCATCGTGGCCCGCTGAAACTGTGGTTGGGGCTGACCATCCTGCTGGGGCTGGGGTTCCTTGCGCTGCAGGCCTACGAGTACCACGAGGCCTATAACAAGCTGGGGCTGACCCTGGGATCGGGGATCTATGGCGCGACGTTCTTCATGCTCACCGGCTTTCACGGCGCGCACGTGACGCTGGGGACATTGATCCTGTTCGTGATGTTCTGCCGGGTGATGCGCGGGCACTTCGAGCCGGACAAGCACTTCGGTTTCGAGGCGGCGAGCTGGTACTGGCACTTCGTGGATGTGGTGTGGGTGGGGTTGTTCATATTCGTGTATGTGCTTTGA
- a CDS encoding twin transmembrane helix small protein — MLKAAIVLMLLATIASLFSGLVFLVKDDDQSTRLLKALTVRVALATLTIALVAWGFISGQLVSHAPF; from the coding sequence ATGCTCAAGGCCGCGATTGTCCTGATGCTGCTGGCCACCATCGCCAGCCTGTTCAGTGGCCTGGTGTTCCTGGTCAAGGACGACGACCAGTCGACCCGCCTGCTCAAGGCCCTTACCGTGCGTGTCGCCCTCGCCACCCTGACCATCGCGCTGGTGGCCTGGGGCTTTATCAGCGGGCAGTTGGTCTCCCACGCGCCGTTCTGA
- a CDS encoding SURF1 family protein, which produces MRPFRPGLLPTLVVLALLPGLIVLGCWQLRRADEKRDLLAAYTERQIEAPVAVDQLRQLPDPAFYPVHLYGRFDATHSLLLDNQMRDGKAGVELLQPFHDQASGLWLLVNRGWLPWPDRRVPVRFDTPDQALALDTTVYVAPGKTFQLHPDNPDGRWPQLLTAIDPAGLWQQLGREGFAQELRLQPGSAAYRLDWPVVAMGPEKHQGYAVQWFALATTLVLLYLYFGWHHNDKENRHGRRHESTGRA; this is translated from the coding sequence GTGAGGCCGTTTCGCCCCGGCCTGTTGCCGACCCTGGTGGTGCTCGCGCTGCTGCCGGGCCTGATCGTGCTCGGCTGCTGGCAACTGCGCCGCGCCGATGAGAAGCGCGACCTGCTCGCCGCGTACACCGAGCGCCAGATCGAGGCGCCGGTCGCTGTCGATCAACTGCGCCAGCTGCCGGATCCGGCGTTCTATCCCGTGCATTTGTATGGCCGCTTCGACGCCACCCACAGCCTGCTGCTGGACAACCAGATGCGCGACGGCAAGGCCGGCGTCGAGTTGCTGCAACCTTTCCACGACCAGGCCAGCGGGCTGTGGCTGCTGGTCAACCGCGGCTGGCTGCCCTGGCCCGACCGTCGGGTGCCGGTGCGTTTCGACACCCCGGACCAGGCCCTGGCGCTGGACACCACGGTATACGTGGCGCCGGGCAAGACCTTCCAACTGCACCCGGACAATCCGGATGGCCGCTGGCCGCAACTGCTGACGGCCATCGACCCTGCCGGGCTCTGGCAGCAGCTGGGCCGCGAAGGCTTCGCCCAGGAACTGCGCCTGCAGCCCGGTTCGGCCGCCTACCGCCTGGACTGGCCGGTGGTCGCCATGGGGCCGGAAAAGCACCAGGGCTATGCCGTGCAGTGGTTCGCCCTGGCCACCACGCTGGTGCTGCTCTACCTGTACTTCGGCTGGCATCACAACGACAAGGAGAACCGCCATGGCCGCCGCCACGAGTCCACTGGACGCGCCTGA
- a CDS encoding COX15/CtaA family protein, which translates to MARPGFRLAVFATLLALLVVLLGAYTRLTHAGLGCPDWPGCYGFISVPKTDAQLAHAELHFPEHPVEEAKGWAEMVHRYFAGTLALVIALLAFQAVRRHARDGQPYRLPVLLLGVVLAQAAFGMWTVTLKLWPQVVTAHLLGGFTTVSLLFLLSLRLSRAFAPLPKLPLSLRRIAALALLVVIGQIALGGWVSANYAAVACIDLPTCHGQWWPAADFSNGFHLTQHVGPNYLGGQLDSDARTAIHISHRLGALLVMLVLLTLSWKLHRHGLGGLARLVLLALALQLGLGISNVLFHLPLGVAVAHNAGGALLLMCMVLVNYRIRVVDKVRVGHGWRLTPVTGVHLSHQMRNDSWRRF; encoded by the coding sequence ATGGCCAGACCCGGATTCCGTCTCGCTGTGTTCGCCACCCTGCTGGCGCTGCTGGTGGTGCTGCTCGGCGCCTATACCCGGCTGACCCATGCCGGCCTGGGCTGCCCCGACTGGCCGGGGTGCTATGGCTTCATCAGCGTGCCCAAGACCGATGCCCAGCTGGCCCATGCCGAGCTGCACTTCCCCGAGCACCCGGTGGAAGAAGCCAAGGGCTGGGCCGAGATGGTCCATCGCTATTTCGCCGGCACCCTGGCGCTGGTGATCGCCCTGCTCGCCTTCCAGGCCGTGCGCCGGCATGCCCGCGACGGCCAGCCCTACCGCCTGCCGGTGTTGCTGCTGGGCGTGGTGCTGGCCCAGGCGGCGTTCGGCATGTGGACGGTTACCTTGAAGCTTTGGCCCCAGGTAGTCACCGCGCACCTGCTCGGCGGATTTACCACGGTGAGCCTGCTTTTCCTGCTTTCCCTGCGTCTATCCCGGGCCTTTGCGCCATTGCCGAAACTGCCGCTGAGCCTGCGCCGCATCGCCGCGCTGGCGCTGCTGGTGGTCATCGGCCAGATCGCCCTGGGGGGCTGGGTCAGCGCCAACTACGCCGCCGTTGCCTGCATCGACCTGCCCACCTGCCATGGCCAGTGGTGGCCTGCGGCCGACTTCAGCAACGGCTTCCACCTGACCCAGCACGTCGGCCCCAATTACCTCGGTGGGCAACTGGACAGTGACGCGCGCACCGCGATTCATATCAGCCATCGCCTGGGCGCGCTGCTGGTCATGCTGGTGTTGCTGACCCTGAGCTGGAAGCTGCACCGCCACGGCCTGGGTGGCCTGGCTCGCCTGGTGTTGCTGGCGCTGGCGCTGCAACTGGGCCTGGGCATCAGCAACGTGCTGTTCCACCTGCCCCTGGGCGTGGCTGTCGCGCACAACGCTGGTGGCGCCTTGCTGCTGATGTGCATGGTACTGGTCAACTACCGCATCCGCGTGGTCGACAAGGTCCGTGTGGGCCACGGCTGGCGCCTGACGCCGGTGACCGGCGTGCACCTTTCCCATCAAATGAGGAACGATTCGTGGCGACGCTTCTGA
- the cyoE gene encoding heme o synthase — MATLLSTERQRAGWRDYMELTKPKVVVLMLITSLVGMFLATRAGVAWSVLLFGNLGIGLCAGAAAAVNHVVDRRVDALMARTHKRPLAQGRVAPLPALLFALLLAVAGMALLLAFTNPLTAWLTLASLLGYAVLYTGFLKRATPQNIVIGGLAGAAPPLLGWVAVSGHLGAEPLLLVLIIFAWTPPHFWALAIHRKEEYAKADIPMLPVTHGERYTALHILLYTLILLAVSLLPYAIHMSGPLYLACAMVLGLRFLHWAWVLYRGTRPHAAIKTFKYSIGYLFALFIALLVDHYLLLNL, encoded by the coding sequence GTGGCGACGCTTCTGAGCACGGAACGCCAGCGCGCCGGATGGCGCGACTACATGGAGCTGACCAAGCCGAAGGTGGTGGTGCTGATGCTGATCACCTCGCTGGTGGGGATGTTTCTTGCCACCCGCGCGGGGGTGGCCTGGAGCGTCCTGCTGTTCGGCAACCTGGGGATTGGCTTGTGCGCGGGTGCCGCGGCGGCGGTCAACCACGTCGTCGACCGCCGCGTCGATGCACTGATGGCCCGCACCCACAAGCGCCCGCTGGCCCAGGGCCGGGTCGCGCCCTTGCCGGCCTTGCTGTTCGCCTTGCTGTTGGCCGTGGCGGGGATGGCCCTGCTGCTGGCCTTCACCAACCCCCTCACCGCCTGGCTCACCCTGGCTTCGCTGCTCGGTTACGCGGTGCTCTATACCGGCTTTCTCAAGCGTGCCACGCCGCAGAACATCGTGATCGGTGGCCTGGCCGGAGCGGCTCCGCCGTTGCTGGGCTGGGTGGCGGTCAGCGGGCACCTGGGCGCCGAACCACTGCTGCTGGTGCTGATCATCTTCGCCTGGACGCCACCGCACTTCTGGGCCCTGGCGATCCATCGCAAGGAGGAGTACGCAAAAGCTGATATTCCCATGCTCCCCGTTACCCACGGCGAGCGCTACACGGCCCTGCACATCCTGCTCTACACCTTGATATTGCTGGCGGTGAGCCTGTTGCCCTATGCCATCCACATGAGCGGACCGTTGTACCTGGCCTGTGCCATGGTCCTGGGCTTGCGCTTCCTGCACTGGGCCTGGGTGTTGTACCGTGGCACCCGGCCGCACGCGGCGATCAAGACGTTCAAGTACTCTATCGGCTACCTGTTCGCCTTGTTCATCGCGTTGCTCGTAGACCACTACCTGTTGCTGAACCTATGA
- a CDS encoding SCO family protein, with amino-acid sequence MTRTQKTVFILVALVALIMGLTVNKVLNDRGQLNPTELIDAGIILLPQSRTVPDVTMTDQNGQPLVLDQLKGKWSLLFFGYTYCPDICPTTLAQLRQVKSELPKEALERLQVVLVSVDPNRDTPNQLKQYLGYFDKDFVGVAGSIEDTQKLANALSIPFIPADTSKPGYTVDHSGNLAVVGPDGRQRGFIRAPFNNQKLVAQLPGLVKRD; translated from the coding sequence ATGACCCGAACCCAGAAAACCGTCTTCATCCTCGTTGCCCTGGTCGCGCTGATCATGGGCCTGACCGTCAACAAGGTGCTCAACGACCGTGGTCAGTTGAATCCCACCGAGCTGATCGACGCCGGCATCATCCTGCTGCCGCAGAGCCGCACCGTGCCGGACGTGACCATGACCGACCAGAACGGCCAGCCGCTGGTGTTGGACCAGCTCAAGGGCAAGTGGTCGTTGCTGTTCTTCGGCTATACCTACTGCCCGGACATCTGTCCGACCACCCTGGCCCAGCTGCGCCAGGTGAAGAGCGAGCTGCCCAAGGAGGCGCTGGAGCGTCTGCAGGTGGTGCTGGTGAGCGTCGACCCGAACCGCGACACGCCGAACCAGCTCAAACAGTACCTGGGCTACTTCGACAAGGATTTCGTCGGGGTGGCGGGGTCGATCGAGGACACCCAGAAGCTGGCCAATGCCTTGAGCATTCCGTTCATCCCGGCCGATACCAGCAAGCCGGGCTACACCGTTGATCACAGCGGCAACCTGGCGGTGGTCGGGCCGGACGGGCGCCAGCGCGGGTTCATCCGTGCGCCGTTCAACAACCAGAAGCTGGTGGCGCAGTTGCCGGGGCTGGTCAAGCGCGACTGA
- a CDS encoding MetQ/NlpA family ABC transporter substrate-binding protein, with protein sequence MKKLLAVVAAVAAFSAHAETLTVAATPVPHAEILNFVKPQLAKEGVELKVKEFTDYIQPNVQVAEKRLDANFFQHQPYLDEFNKAKGTQLVSVAGVHLEPLGAYSSKYKKLDELPSGATVVIPNDATNGGRALLLLDKAGVIKLKDSKNILSTVKDITGNDKKLKFRELEAATIPRVLTQVDLALINTNYALEAKLNPEKDALVIEGSDSPYVNILVARPDNKDADAMKKLAAALHSPEVKQFITEKYKGAVIPAF encoded by the coding sequence ATGAAGAAGCTGCTTGCTGTTGTCGCCGCCGTCGCGGCCTTCTCGGCCCACGCCGAGACCCTGACCGTCGCCGCCACCCCGGTGCCGCACGCCGAGATCCTCAACTTCGTCAAGCCGCAGCTGGCGAAGGAGGGCGTGGAGCTGAAGGTCAAGGAGTTCACCGACTACATCCAGCCGAACGTGCAGGTCGCGGAAAAGCGCCTGGACGCCAACTTCTTCCAGCACCAGCCTTACCTGGATGAGTTCAACAAGGCCAAGGGCACCCAGCTGGTCAGCGTTGCCGGCGTGCACCTGGAGCCGCTGGGCGCCTACTCGAGCAAGTACAAGAAGCTCGACGAACTGCCATCCGGCGCCACCGTGGTCATCCCCAACGACGCCACCAACGGCGGCCGTGCCCTGCTGCTGCTGGACAAGGCTGGCGTGATCAAGCTCAAGGACAGCAAGAACATCCTGTCGACCGTGAAGGACATCACCGGCAACGACAAGAAGCTGAAATTCCGCGAGCTGGAAGCGGCCACCATCCCGCGCGTGCTGACCCAGGTCGACCTGGCGCTGATCAACACCAACTATGCGCTGGAAGCCAAGCTGAATCCGGAGAAGGACGCCCTGGTGATCGAAGGCAGCGATTCGCCTTACGTGAACATCCTGGTGGCGCGTCCGGACAACAAGGACGCCGATGCCATGAAGAAGCTGGCTGCGGCCCTGCATTCGCCTGAGGTGAAGCAGTTCATCACCGAGAAGTACAAGGGCGCGGTGATTCCGGCGTTCTAA